TATAACATTCGGTTGCATCAAAATCTTCTGTGGCAAATATAAGAAATGGCGTGTCTGGCGGAAATATAGCTGCCAATTCTGAACGATTAGCTGAAACTACATCGTATTTGTCCACCGATACATACAGTTTGACTTCTTTCATTTCTCGAACTTCCATCAACGCTCTTTTGACAACAGATAAAAATTGTTTTTCATCTTCTTCTAGCTTTTCGTTTAGGATTCGCTCTGCAACCTTCATCGCTAACTCTAAAATGACTCTTTCTTGGCTCGCTTGGTACTCCTCTGCAATTTCTTTTGATTTTCGGGTTATCTCATTAGCCTGTTCAATCGCTGCTTTCATCTCCGCTAAAGCTTTATCGCGCCCTTCTGTAAAGCCAATTTGAAACCCTTCATCGTATGCCTGCTGTTCTAATTGCGCTCTTTCCTCTTTCCAAGCCGTTTGCATCGCCTCTATATCATCAGCGGCTGTTTGTCTCATGTGAAGAATAAGTTCTCTTTCCTCTTCAATCGACTGTTGTGCACTTTCTAATTGACGCTCTCGCTCTAGTAAAGCTAAGTCGATCGCCTTAGGTTCATCGCCATTTTCTTCTACAACCCTATTTAGATTCCGGATGGAAATTTGACGCGTTGGCACTTCAGCGTTCGCTTGATAGGATTTAAACACTTTAGACAATGATGTCGTCCCCTCCACCGCGTGCGATTATAATTTCACCTGAATCTTCGAGCCTTCGGATAATGCCAACAATTCTCGTTTGTGCTTCCTCTACATCTCGAAGTCGTACCGGTCCCATAATTTCAATTTCTTCCTTGAATGATTCAGCCATCCGAGCGGACATATTGCTGAATAAAACGTTTTGAACCTCTTCACTAGATACTTTAAGTGATAGAATAAGATCTTCATTTTCACATTCTCGAATAATTCTTTGAATAGAGCGGTTATCAAGTGTAACAATGTCCTCGAAGACAAACATACGCTTCTTAATTTCTTCTGCTAAGTCTGGATCTTGAATTTCTAACGCATCTAGAATTGTTTTTTCCGTTGCACGGTCTACACCATTTAGAACTTCGACTACAGCATCGACTCCGCCTGCTTCTGTATAATCTTGCGTAACTGTTGAAGAAAGTTTTCGTTCTAAAACCGCCTCAATTTCACTAATCACTTCAGGGGACGTTGAATCCATTGTCGCGATTCTTCTAGCGATATCTGCCTGTGTCTCTTGTGGTAATGAAGATAAAATCACCCCAGCTTGTTCCGCTTCTAAATAAGACAAGATGAGTGCAATCGTCTGTGGATGTTCGTTTTGAATGAAGTTAAGCAATTGGCTAGGATCCGCACGTCTCGCAAAGTCGAATGGTCGCACTTGTAAAGAGGATGTCAATCGGTTAATGATTGCTTGTGCATGATTTTTCCCAAGTGCTTTTTCAAGTACAGTTTTCGCATACCCAATTCCGCCTTGTGAAATATAATCTTGTGCGATGGCAATATTATGAAACTCTTCAATAATCTCTTCCTTCACAGAGGATTCAACTTTTTTCACACTCGAAATTTCAAGCGTCAAACGCTCAACTTCTTCCTCATTTAAATTTTTATAGACAGAAGCCGCTACTTCTGGCCCAAGAGAAATAAGGAGAAGAGCAGCTTTTTGCTTTCCAGTCATTCCTTTTTCTTTTCTTACCAATGCTGTTTCCTCCCTTAATCTTCCGCTATCCACGTGCGTAATAATTTTGCGAATTCCTCTGGTTTTTCTTTAGCCATTTTCTCAAGCTGTTTCCGACGTAGCGTACCTTCTGTTTCTTGTTCCTCATTAATATCTTCAATATGTAACACTTTTTCTTGTTCTTCGATGACCTCTTCCACTTCCGCCTTTTCTGCGGCACGACGACTACGCACAAACAAGATCACCAATATGATGATTATGAAGAGCAATGCGCCTCCAGCTATATAAATCCATAGCGGAACTTGAACGCTTGGCGTATCGAATACGGTTACTCTTCCGTTGAACGGCTGTACCGATACGGCGATTTTTTCATTAATCTCATTGTTTGTAAGTTCTCCTGCTGCTTCTTTATCGATAGAAGTACGAATGATTGTTGCTAAAATTTGTTCGATGTCATCTTGTAAACCGACTGGCATAGATGCCATATCTTCGGCGACTGGCGGCTCAACCATTACTTGAATGCCAATATCCCGAATTTTATATGGACTTTCAACGATTTCTTTTCGTATCCTATTCACTTCATGATTAACGGTCTCTTCAATCCGCTCATAATCCCCATTTGAACCATTAACAAATTCCGTATAATTGTCAGTCGAGTTATCCATAGGAGGTTCTCCTCCTGCAACTGGCGCATTCCCTGTAAATGATTCAGTAATTCTTTGAACACTTAGGGCAATGCCTTCCATACTTTCAACATCTACTGGCGTAACTAACGATTCCTCCCGGTTTTCAAGTTTGAAATCGATATCTGTCGTGACTGAAACGATGACTTTGTCTTGTCCCATCATTGTGCCAAGCATCATTTGAACTTGTCGTTGCAAATCTCTTTCAATCGACTTTTTTACAGCGATTTGATCCGCAAGGCTTGTTCCGAATTGTTCTTTTTCCGTTTTTAAGTCGAAATACTCAAAGTATTGGTTTGTAATTTCAATGTCTTCTTTAGATAGATTAGGAATGCTTTTAGAAACCAAATTGTAAAGTGCGTTAATTTGTGAATCGCTAAATTGATGTCCAGGATTTGTATTCAATACAATTGCTGCACTTGCGCGCTGACTATTATCGTTTAGAAAGATATTTTCACTCGGCAACGTCAACATTACTTTTGCATCTTTTACACCTTCAATACCTTTCATTAGGTTCGCTAATTCAGTTTGCATCGATGCAAGCTTAATGACATTGAACTCATTATCCGTCATACCAAATCCTGCATTGTTTGAGAAAAAGGAGTAGTCTATCGTACCCGAGTTCGGATAGCCTTCAGCAGCAAGCGTGACTAATAAATCATCCACACGTTCTTTTGGTACTAAAATCGACGTTCCACCAGGAGCAATTTGACTTTGAACGCCGAGCATATCTAACTGTTCTTTAATTCGACCAATTTCCGCTGTTGATACATCTGTATAAAGCGGGACATACTCCGTTCTAGAGAGGAAAAAGGTTATTGTAGCTGCGATGATAATGATCGCTAATAAAGAGGCGCCATATGTAGTTTTCTGTTTTTTAGTGCGACTGGACCAAAATGTTTGTAGTTCATTTTTGGTTTTCGCAAGTCTTTCATTCATCTTAATCCCCCGGTCCACATACATCTTTCAAGTAAAATAAAAAAACTCTTTTACTAGTTGAACTGTCTAGTAACAAACATTCTTTCAGATAAATATTCTTATAGATTAGACTGGCATCCGGATGATTTCTTGATAGGCTTCTACTACTTTATTCCTTACTTCCATCGTTGCATTTAAAGTTATCGAAGCTTTTTGTGCAGCTATCATCACTTCATGTAGGTCAACATGCTCACCTTGTACTAATTTTCGAGTTAATAGATCTGAATTAATTTGCTGTACATTCGTATTGTTAATTGCCTCTTTCAAGAAACTACCAAAACTTTGCTGCGCTTCATAAGAAGTTGGTTTCGCATTGTTTTGAACACCTGGCAAAGTTGCAGTAGGCGCTTTCATTAATACTGATTGTATATTCACACAGATACCTCCCTAACGTTTGTTACTTACCGATTTCTAATGCTTTCATAAGCATTGATTTATTGGCGTTAAATACCGTAACGTTCGCTTCATAAGAACGTGTAGCCGACATTAAATTCACCATTTCCCTCAGGGGGTCAACATTTGGCATTTGTACGTATCCTTGTGCATTCGCATCCGGATGTGATGGATCGTAAACAGATTTAAACGGCGTCTCTGTATCTTCAGATACCCTTGAAACTCGAACACCATTCCCAACGTCACCTGAACGATTCTTCCCAATCGCCATTTGAAGCATAGAAGAAAATTGTGTTCCCTTTGGCTCGAGAGTTACCGTTTTTCTACGATAGGGTTGCCATTCGCCATCCACTATCCGACTTCGAGTTGTATCCACGTTTGCCAAATTCGATGAGATGACATCCATACGTAAGCGCTGTGCAGTTAAAGCAGATGCCGTCGTATTTAGGCTGTGAAATATCCCCAACGTTAGCGTCCTCCTTTAATCACATTTTGTAATGTGTTGAATTTTCCATTCAGCCGGTCTACTAATGCATGATAATATATTTGGTTTTCAGCAAGGTCAGCTTGCTCTTTATCCATATCCACACCATTACCGTCATGCCTATAACGAAAGTTCGAATAGTCAAAAACGCCAGGTTGAACATTTCGTTTTGGAAAGTCAATATGTCGATGGTCTGTTTTATACGCCCTAAGCTCTTTCATTTGAGCATTGTCGAAAAAGTCTTTGAAGCTAACATTCTTTGCTTTATAGTTCGGAGTATCAACATTCGCGATATTTTGGGAAATAACCTTCCCTTTAGTCGCAGAGTAATTAAGTCCCTGCTCCAATGAAGATATCATATGCCCAAACAACTTCATATCGTCCCCTCCTGTTCTTCCTTTGCTTAGAGTAGATTTCTTATGACTTATCTCTTACTAAGATATGTTAATTATAGCTTATTATGTCGATATTTGCTAGATGAATAGGTGACAATTAACTAGTGCTAAACCGCCTTTTTATTACTGTTTACACGGAGATTTTATGGTCGTTATGTACTTTTTACCTATTTCACCAAAAGATTATCAGTTATCAGTATTTACAAATAGCTTTATTGATTAATTTGTGCATTTATCCCAACAAATATTGCTCTTCTTTGTTACTTTTGCATCTCTTAAACCCGCAAATACATATATGTCGTTTTTCTTATAATGCCTCTTTTTCTACATACACCTTCAAAATTCGACAAAAAACGCTTCCTCCAACTTATGGAAGAAGCGTTTTGACTCACTTAGCATTATTTTTGCTTTTCAAGTTCAGCAAGGAATTTATTGTTTAATACTTTAATGTACGTACCTTTCATTCCTAATGAACGGGATTCAATAACACCAGCACTTTCTAGTTTACGCAGCGCGTTTACAATAACTGAGCGCGTGATTCCTACACGGTCAGCAATTTTAGATGCAACGAGTAATCCTTCTTCGCCATCAAGTTCTTTAAAGATGTGCTCAATTGCTTCATGCTCACTGTAAGACAATGAGTTAATTGCCATTTGAACAACTGCTTTACTACGTGCTTCAAGTTCAATTTCCTCAGATTTTTCACGTAAAATTTCCATGCCGACAACTGTCGCACCGTATTCAGCAAGAATTAAATCATCATCATTAAACTCCTCTTTCATTCTTGCTAGAAGAAGTGTTCCTAAGCGCTCACCGCCACCCATAATTGGAACAATTGTCGTTAATCCTTCTTTGAATAACTCTTTGTTCTCCACTGGGAACGCAGTGTATGAGCTTTCAACATCTAAGTTTGAAGAAGTTTCTCTAACTTCAAAAAGCTTTTGAGTATATTCTGCTGGGAATTGACGATTTTCAAACATTTCTTTCATACGATCGTTTTCAATTTGTTGGTGGATTTCAAATCCTAATAGTTTACCTCTTCTACTTACGATAAATACGTTTGATTCAATAACTGAACTTAGTTTTTCAGCCATTTCCTTGAAGTTGACTGCTTCTCCACCTGATTCTTGTAGCATTGCGTTAATTTTACGCGTTTTTATTAATAAAGACATACGTTTTCTTCCTCCTCAAATTAATTACACACATTGTTATTGAATATTCTAAAGGTTTATAATCATTAAATAAACTAATAAGGTCGATTTACAGGATAAATTGTGACAGATCTTTGTTTTTTGCAATATCCTGTAGTTTTTCATCGACATATGCTGGGGTTATTTTGATTGTTGCAGGTCCTATATCCGCCGCTTCATAAGATAACTCTTCCAGCAATTTCTCCATAATCGTATGAAGTCGACGTGCACCAATGTTCTCAGTATTATCATTTACTTCAAAAGCAATCTCCGCTATTTTAGTTATTGCCTCTTCTGTAAAATCTAAAACAACATTTTCAGTTTTTAACATTTTTTCATATTGTCGAATTAGAGAGAAATCCGGTTCTTTCAAAATACGTTCAAAATCTCCCCTCGATAATTTGTCTAATTCAACTCGAATCGGAAATCGTCCTTGCAACTCAGGAATAATATCCGATGGTTTAGCAATATGAAATGCTCCCGCAGCAATAAAGAGAATAAAGTCCGTCTTCACAGCCCCATATTTCGTTGTGACTGTTGAACCCTCGACAATCGGTAATATATCCCTTTGTACACCTTCACGGGATACATCAGCCGAGGCGCCACTTCCTTCGCTTCGGGCAATTTTATCCATTTCATCGAGAAATATAATCCCAGATTGCTCAGTTAACTCAATTCCATGTCTGGCAATTTCATCATGGTCGATTAACTTATCTGCCTCTTCCGCTTCAAGTACGAGACGTGCATCCTTTACTTTCATTTTGCGCTTGGTTTTCCTTTTCGGCATTAGAGACGACAATGCATCCTGCATATTCGCCCCCATTTGTTCCATGCCAGAACCTTGGAAAGCATCATAAAGTGAAGGTTGTTGCTCCGTTAATTCAACTGTTACTTCGTGTTCTTCTAACTCTCCCGCCGCTAAACTTCTAGCAACGTCAGAACGCTTCCGTCTAATTTCTGCTTCTTTTACATGGTCAGTTTCATCAACTTCTTGCTTTTGACCAAAAAGCATTTCAAATGGATTTTGCCCACTACTTTGCTTTTTCATTTCAGGTACAAGCAGTTTGACTAATTTTTCATTCGCAAGTTTTGTTGCTTGCTCACGAACTTCTTCACGTTTTTCTGCCCGAACGATACGAACACCCGCTTCTGTTAAATCTCTTATCATGGATTCAACGTCACGGCCAACGTAACCGACTTCAGTAAACTTCGTCGCTTCTACTTTTAAAAAAGGTGCATTGACTAACTTGGCAATTCTTCTTGCAATTTCAGTCTTCCCCACACCAGTCGGACCAATCATCAGAATGTTTTTTGGAATAATTTCATTCTTTTCCTCGTCGGACAACAAACTTCTTCTATATCGATTACGAATTGCTACCGCAACAGCACGCTTTGCATTATTTTGCCCAATAATATAACGATCTAAATGTGCTGTAAGTTCCTTAGGAGTTAATTCCTTTCGATTTGCCATTAAAGTACCTCCACAATAATCTGATCATTTGTATAGACACATATTTCTGCAGCTGTTTCAAGGGCTGCTTTCGCGATTTGCTCAGCTGTTAATGAATGACCGCTATACTTCTTCAGCGCACGACCAGCAGCAAGCGCATAATGCCCGCCCGACCCAATTGCAAGGATTCCATCGTCAGGTTCAATGACTTCTCCTGTTCCGGATACTAACAGCAATTCTTTTTCGTCCATAACGAGTAACATCGCTTCAAGTTTACGAAGCATTCTGTCACCGCGCCATTGCTTCGCTAGTTCAACAGCTGCTCTTTGTAAGTTCCCATTATACTCCGTCAATTTACCTTCAAATAAATCAAATAAAGTAAATGCATCCGCAACAGAACCAGCAAAACCAGCCAGAACTTTTCCACCAAATATTTTGCGGACTTTCTTAGCGGTATGTTTCATCACGACCGCGTTGCCTACAGTTACTTGGCCATCGCCTGACATGGCACATTCACCGTTATGGCGTATTGCAAATATCGTAGTTGCATGGAATTCCATTTTATTAGCCTCCTATGCTCTCGGGTGAGTATTCATATATGTTTTTCTTAAATGTTCTTTCGTTATATGTGTATATACTTGCGTCGAAGAAAGATGGGAATGCCCTAAAAGTTCTTGCACCGACCTCATGTCAGCACCATTCGCAAGAAGGTGGGTTGCGAATGTATGACGTAACATATGTGGATAGATTTTCGAATGCAGTGACGCACGTTCCATTATTGAAGTTAGGATATGCCGAACACCTCGATCAGTTAAAGGGTTCCCACGTAAATTCACAAATAACCTATCATGTTCTTGCCGCTTCATAAGCTGGGAACGACTCTGTTCTTGATAAATGAAAAGGGCCTCTTTAGCAAAGCTACCGAATGGGATATAACGTTCTTTTCTTCCTTTTCCCATTACCTTTACAATTCCTAACTCGTTATCAACATCGCCAATTTTAAGCGATGTAAGTTCACTCACACGCATGCCAGTCGCATAAAGCAGCTCTAAAATCGCATAATCACGTAATGATTTTGCATCAGTACCTTCACACGCCGCAAATAACATTTCCATTTCCCGCTCATAAAAAAACGCAGGTAATTTTTCTTGCTTTTTAGGGTGATGAAGTGATGAAAACGCGTGATCATTTACACCATAACGGGCGTTAGCAAATTTAAAAAATGAACGAACCGAGGAAATCTTTCTCGAGATAGATGTTCTAGCTAAACCATTGTTATATAAGGTCGTTGCATAAAGTCGTGCTTCTGTATACGTAACTTCGTTTAAATCACGAATCCCTTCTACCGTTAGAAAAGTAAGGAATTCATCGATATCAGTCGCATATTCAGTAGCAGTGTTAGATGAATAATTACGTTCAAGCTGTATGTACATCATATATTCTTCACGAACTACTGAGGGTTTGACTCCCACGTCATTCACTCCTTGTGAAAACCTTAATAATTATAACAAAATAGTATTACATTTGCATAGTTCAAAGCTTTAAAAAACTTATTCATAACATTACATCATGTATGATACTAGAAACCTCTTCCGAGAAGATGCAGATTAGTTTTTATATTCGGAAGTCGCCACAGTTCACTATACAATAAATGTTCAATAAACATCAACTATAAACAATTTGAGTTTAGCTATTTTTTACTTTGTATACATACTTCTTATAAATTAGGGAATCATTGATAACTACTATCATCAATTTCAATTACGCTTTACTTGTGACACGTCAATGCCTGTCGAGGCTAAACGGCGCCCAACGCTTTTGCTTATTTCCCGCACAAAAAAGAGGAGCCATAGCCCCTCGTCTTGATAGCCAAATTTACTGTA
This window of the Sporosarcina pasteurii genome carries:
- the fliH gene encoding flagellar assembly protein FliH, whose product is MFKSYQANAEVPTRQISIRNLNRVVEENGDEPKAIDLALLERERQLESAQQSIEEERELILHMRQTAADDIEAMQTAWKEERAQLEQQAYDEGFQIGFTEGRDKALAEMKAAIEQANEITRKSKEIAEEYQASQERVILELAMKVAERILNEKLEEDEKQFLSVVKRALMEVREMKEVKLYVSVDKYDVVSANRSELAAIFPPDTPFLIFATEDFDATECYIETNHGRIVVSIDEQLNELRERLIEVLEKED
- the fliG gene encoding flagellar motor switch protein FliG: MVRKEKGMTGKQKAALLLISLGPEVAASVYKNLNEEEVERLTLEISSVKKVESSVKEEIIEEFHNIAIAQDYISQGGIGYAKTVLEKALGKNHAQAIINRLTSSLQVRPFDFARRADPSQLLNFIQNEHPQTIALILSYLEAEQAGVILSSLPQETQADIARRIATMDSTSPEVISEIEAVLERKLSSTVTQDYTEAGGVDAVVEVLNGVDRATEKTILDALEIQDPDLAEEIKKRMFVFEDIVTLDNRSIQRIIRECENEDLILSLKVSSEEVQNVLFSNMSARMAESFKEEIEIMGPVRLRDVEEAQTRIVGIIRRLEDSGEIIIARGGGDDIIV
- the fliF gene encoding flagellar basal-body MS-ring/collar protein FliF; its protein translation is MNERLAKTKNELQTFWSSRTKKQKTTYGASLLAIIIIAATITFFLSRTEYVPLYTDVSTAEIGRIKEQLDMLGVQSQIAPGGTSILVPKERVDDLLVTLAAEGYPNSGTIDYSFFSNNAGFGMTDNEFNVIKLASMQTELANLMKGIEGVKDAKVMLTLPSENIFLNDNSQRASAAIVLNTNPGHQFSDSQINALYNLVSKSIPNLSKEDIEITNQYFEYFDLKTEKEQFGTSLADQIAVKKSIERDLQRQVQMMLGTMMGQDKVIVSVTTDIDFKLENREESLVTPVDVESMEGIALSVQRITESFTGNAPVAGGEPPMDNSTDNYTEFVNGSNGDYERIEETVNHEVNRIRKEIVESPYKIRDIGIQVMVEPPVAEDMASMPVGLQDDIEQILATIIRTSIDKEAAGELTNNEINEKIAVSVQPFNGRVTVFDTPSVQVPLWIYIAGGALLFIIIILVILFVRSRRAAEKAEVEEVIEEQEKVLHIEDINEEQETEGTLRRKQLEKMAKEKPEEFAKLLRTWIAED
- the fliE gene encoding flagellar hook-basal body complex protein FliE, translating into MKAPTATLPGVQNNAKPTSYEAQQSFGSFLKEAINNTNVQQINSDLLTRKLVQGEHVDLHEVMIAAQKASITLNATMEVRNKVVEAYQEIIRMPV
- the flgC gene encoding flagellar basal body rod protein FlgC, translated to MGIFHSLNTTASALTAQRLRMDVISSNLANVDTTRSRIVDGEWQPYRRKTVTLEPKGTQFSSMLQMAIGKNRSGDVGNGVRVSRVSEDTETPFKSVYDPSHPDANAQGYVQMPNVDPLREMVNLMSATRSYEANVTVFNANKSMLMKALEIGK
- the flgB gene encoding flagellar basal body rod protein FlgB, whose translation is MKLFGHMISSLEQGLNYSATKGKVISQNIANVDTPNYKAKNVSFKDFFDNAQMKELRAYKTDHRHIDFPKRNVQPGVFDYSNFRYRHDGNGVDMDKEQADLAENQIYYHALVDRLNGKFNTLQNVIKGGR
- the codY gene encoding GTP-sensing pleiotropic transcriptional regulator CodY, with translation MSLLIKTRKINAMLQESGGEAVNFKEMAEKLSSVIESNVFIVSRRGKLLGFEIHQQIENDRMKEMFENRQFPAEYTQKLFEVRETSSNLDVESSYTAFPVENKELFKEGLTTIVPIMGGGERLGTLLLARMKEEFNDDDLILAEYGATVVGMEILREKSEEIELEARSKAVVQMAINSLSYSEHEAIEHIFKELDGEEGLLVASKIADRVGITRSVIVNALRKLESAGVIESRSLGMKGTYIKVLNNKFLAELEKQK
- the hslU gene encoding ATP-dependent protease ATPase subunit HslU encodes the protein MANRKELTPKELTAHLDRYIIGQNNAKRAVAVAIRNRYRRSLLSDEEKNEIIPKNILMIGPTGVGKTEIARRIAKLVNAPFLKVEATKFTEVGYVGRDVESMIRDLTEAGVRIVRAEKREEVREQATKLANEKLVKLLVPEMKKQSSGQNPFEMLFGQKQEVDETDHVKEAEIRRKRSDVARSLAAGELEEHEVTVELTEQQPSLYDAFQGSGMEQMGANMQDALSSLMPKRKTKRKMKVKDARLVLEAEEADKLIDHDEIARHGIELTEQSGIIFLDEMDKIARSEGSGASADVSREGVQRDILPIVEGSTVTTKYGAVKTDFILFIAAGAFHIAKPSDIIPELQGRFPIRVELDKLSRGDFERILKEPDFSLIRQYEKMLKTENVVLDFTEEAITKIAEIAFEVNDNTENIGARRLHTIMEKLLEELSYEAADIGPATIKITPAYVDEKLQDIAKNKDLSQFIL
- the hslV gene encoding ATP-dependent protease subunit HslV, with the protein product MEFHATTIFAIRHNGECAMSGDGQVTVGNAVVMKHTAKKVRKIFGGKVLAGFAGSVADAFTLFDLFEGKLTEYNGNLQRAAVELAKQWRGDRMLRKLEAMLLVMDEKELLLVSGTGEVIEPDDGILAIGSGGHYALAAGRALKKYSGHSLTAEQIAKAALETAAEICVYTNDQIIVEVL
- the xerC gene encoding tyrosine recombinase XerC; translation: MMYIQLERNYSSNTATEYATDIDEFLTFLTVEGIRDLNEVTYTEARLYATTLYNNGLARTSISRKISSVRSFFKFANARYGVNDHAFSSLHHPKKQEKLPAFFYEREMEMLFAACEGTDAKSLRDYAILELLYATGMRVSELTSLKIGDVDNELGIVKVMGKGRKERYIPFGSFAKEALFIYQEQSRSQLMKRQEHDRLFVNLRGNPLTDRGVRHILTSIMERASLHSKIYPHMLRHTFATHLLANGADMRSVQELLGHSHLSSTQVYTHITKEHLRKTYMNTHPRA